A genomic region of Megalobrama amblycephala isolate DHTTF-2021 linkage group LG6, ASM1881202v1, whole genome shotgun sequence contains the following coding sequences:
- the ubxn4 gene encoding UBX domain-containing protein 4, which translates to MRWFDGSIPAAIATAKRRKCVFVVVITGNDDQSSQLMSSWRTDIVSNAARNSCVAIQVDAQSETCVQFSQIYPVVCIPSCFFIGENGIPLEVIAGSVTADELKRRLDKVTEMHKQQIEGAEMDTNQTPAPPVCEPQDAVNVASSTSKESLSVPMEEDGASGHATPGDDKSLPSEDASLPDEPLDARVERLTKKLEERREQKKKEEEENELKKEVERRKMGKEILDYKKKQEEEKTKRLLEERNREKAEEKAARERVKQQIALDRADRAARYAQNQQDAEAARLAALQARAAEHEAKKDTAQRERSAVARIQFRLPDGSSFTNQFPSETRLQEARQFAVQEVGNRYGQFSLATMFPRREFTTEDLEKSLLELELAPSASIVLLPQSSRPSNTVVSSSAEGGVWAMLGSLLYPLLAVWRFISGFLFSSTPPPTAAQNQHTANAQGSGSGSGSGSGSSAEPKRDTVRKRVLEKRPEDFKKDGKIYRLRTQEDSEDDNNTWNGNSTQQM; encoded by the exons GGAATGACGATCAGTCCTCTCAGCTGATGTCCAGTTGGAGGACGGACATTGTGTCGAATGCAGCGAGGAACTCCTGTGTTGCGATTCAAGTGGACGCTCAGAG TGAAACATGTGTCCAGTTCTCACAGATCT ATCCGGTCGTGTGCATCCCGTCCTGCTTCTTCATAGGAGAAAACGGCATTCCTCTGGAGGTCATCGCAGGCAGCGTCACGGCGGACGAGCTGAAACGGAGGCTCGACAAAGTCACCGAG ATGCACAAGCAGCAGATTGAAGGCGCAGAGATGGACACAAATCAGACGCCCGCACCGCCCGTCTGTGAGCCACAGGATGCTGTGAACGTCGCTTCCTCCACATCTAAAG AATCCCTGTCTGTGCCAATGGAGGAAGACGGAGCGTCAGGTCATGCGACTCCAGGTGATGATAAAAGCCTGCCGTCAGAAGATGCGTCCCTGCCAGATGAGCCCTTAGATGCCAGAGTGGAGAG GTTAACAAAGAAGCTGGAGGAAAGACGTGagcagaaaaagaaagaagaagaagag AATGAGCTCAAGAAGGAGGTGGAGAGGCGTAAGATGGGGAAGGAGATACTGGACTACAAAAAGAAGCAGGAGGAGGAGAAAACCAAACGCCTGCTAGAGGAGAGGAATCGAGAGAAGGCGGAGGAGAAGGCCGCCAGAGAACGAGTCAAGCAGCAGATCGCTCTG GACCGTGCGGACAGAGCAGCCCGTTACGCTCAGAACCAGCAGGACGCAGAGGCGGCCAGACTAGCAGCGCTGCAAGCCAGAGCCGCTGAACACGAAGCCAAGAAAGACACCGCACAGCGAGAGAGAAG TGCGGTCGCCAGGATTCAGTTCCGTCTGCCCGACGGCTCATCCTTCACTAACCAGTTTCCTTCAGAGACGCGTCTGCAGGAGGCCAGACAGTTTGCTGTTCAG GAGGTTGGGAACAGATACGGTCAGTTCTCACTGGCCaccatgtttcccagaagagaGTTCACAACTGAAGATCTGGAGAAATCTCTGCTGGAGCTGGAACTAGCGCCCAGCGCCTCCATCGTCCTGCTGCCT CAGTCCAGCCGGCCGTCCAACACTGTGGTGAGCTCGTCTGCAGAAGGAGGCGTTTGGGCCATGCTGGGCTCGCTGCTCTACCCGCTGCTGGCCGTCTGGAGGTTCATCAGCGGATTCCTGTTCAGCTCCACACCGCCACCCACAGCCGCCCAGAACCAGCACACGGCCAACGCACAGGGCTCCGGCTCCGGCTCCGGATCCGGATCCGGATCCAGCGCAGAACCAAAGAG AGATACAGTTCGTAAGAGGGTTCTTGAGAAGAGGCCTGAGGACTTCAAGAAAGATGGGAAAATATACCGATTACGGACTCAAGAAGACAGCGAGGACGACAACAACACCTGGAACGGCAACTCCACGCAGCAGATGTAG